From a single Mangifera indica cultivar Alphonso chromosome 19, CATAS_Mindica_2.1, whole genome shotgun sequence genomic region:
- the LOC123203408 gene encoding probable transcription factor At4g00390, translating into MASEKRPHDNVEGDESKGQMNPTKKTKQHSSTKTFWSEDEEISILNTAIQFSNLKGLDPTTQGNRTQFYTFIKQSFSYHDFSKRQVRKKLKSLKKNFERNVVESKAFSDPHQNKVFELSLNLWGSKSISKDTPATANEEVQDATQIGSEVEEEGRVCDV; encoded by the coding sequence ATGGCGTCCGAAAAGAGGCCTCATGACAATGTGGAAGGTGATGAATCAAAAGGCCAAATGAACCCCACCAAAAAGACAAAGCAACACTCATCAACTAAGACCTTTTGGAGTGAGGATGAAGAGATTTCAATCCTAAACACTGCAAtccaattttcaaatctaaaagGACTCGACCCAACTACCCAGGGCAACAGGACTCAATTTTATACATTCATCAAACAATCATTTTCCTATCATGATTTTTCCAAACGCCAAGTTCGCAAAAAATTGAAAAGCCTGAAGAAAAATTTCGAAAGAAATGTTGTCGAATCAAAGGCCTTTTCAGATCCACATCAAAACAAAGTGTTTGAGCTTTCTCTCAACTTATGGGGAAGCAAAAGCATAAGCAAAGACACTCCTGCTACTGCCAATGAAGAGGTCCAAGACGCAACTCAAATTGGTAGTGAAGTTGAAGAAGAGGGAAGAGTTTGTGATGTTTGA